The Stratiformator vulcanicus genome has a segment encoding these proteins:
- a CDS encoding FG-GAP repeat domain-containing protein has protein sequence MSTIRALTFAIIVLIIGSNSRGGETRFERKAYALTQPVLAVDAVDANGDGKLDLIAVGESKVWAVLQPSGDKVVLVEDTAGRMLHGCSLDCDADGDLDVVMSRSTSNWIFHRNAIATGRSPKEPTGGDWTIAWIENIGTTDREWPLHVVDRELHGVHGVTVGDVDRDGADDLLAGTFRKGPYQDSLAWFDFPIDASREDLPGRTLISKGEAKGRAHYLDFADMNGDSRGDLLLGASGGGTLTWWEQPAESVEAWQKHLIARMPGATHPRAVDMNGDSRRDVLASAGHGEGVAWFEAPDWIRHDVDSGVRDVHAFDVADLDGDGDIDCAGCSFSMERVWWWENQADGTFTAHELDNDGGQQAYDLKIKDVDGDGGLDILLAGRQTKNVVWYRNVGREDSTSN, from the coding sequence ATGTCGACAATTCGTGCGCTGACGTTCGCGATTATCGTTTTAATTATCGGTTCCAACTCGCGAGGCGGCGAGACTCGATTCGAGCGGAAGGCCTACGCTCTGACGCAGCCGGTCCTCGCCGTTGATGCTGTCGATGCGAACGGCGACGGGAAGCTCGACCTGATCGCGGTCGGCGAGTCGAAAGTCTGGGCGGTGCTGCAACCGTCAGGTGATAAGGTCGTGCTTGTCGAAGATACGGCGGGCCGGATGCTTCACGGGTGCTCGCTCGATTGCGATGCCGATGGCGACCTCGATGTCGTGATGTCCCGGTCGACCTCGAACTGGATTTTCCATCGCAACGCCATCGCGACGGGTCGGTCTCCGAAAGAGCCGACAGGCGGCGACTGGACGATCGCGTGGATCGAGAATATCGGGACCACTGACCGGGAGTGGCCGCTGCACGTTGTTGATCGCGAATTGCACGGCGTCCACGGTGTGACGGTCGGCGACGTCGATCGGGATGGCGCCGACGACCTGCTCGCCGGGACCTTCCGCAAAGGACCGTATCAGGATAGCCTCGCCTGGTTCGATTTTCCTATCGACGCCAGCCGCGAGGATCTACCGGGTCGAACTTTAATTTCAAAGGGTGAGGCCAAGGGCCGGGCTCATTATCTCGACTTCGCCGACATGAATGGAGACAGCCGCGGCGACCTGTTGCTCGGTGCGTCCGGAGGCGGGACGTTGACGTGGTGGGAGCAACCTGCCGAGTCGGTCGAAGCGTGGCAAAAGCATTTAATCGCCCGCATGCCCGGGGCGACTCATCCGCGGGCTGTCGACATGAATGGCGACAGCCGACGCGATGTGTTGGCTAGTGCCGGACATGGTGAGGGTGTGGCATGGTTCGAGGCACCTGATTGGATCAGGCACGACGTCGATTCCGGGGTCCGCGACGTCCACGCGTTCGATGTCGCCGACCTCGACGGCGACGGCGACATCGACTGCGCCGGATGCTCATTCTCGATGGAACGCGTCTGGTGGTGGGAGAACCAAGCCGACGGCACTTTCACCGCGCACGAACTCGACAATGACGGCGGCCAACAAGCTTACGATCTGAAAATTAAGGACGTTGATGGCGACGGCGGGCTCGATATCCTGCTGGCGGGTCGGCAGACAAAGAATGTCGTCTGGTATCGCAACGTCGGTCGTGAGGATTCTACTTCGAATTAA